One stretch of Chroococcidiopsis sp. SAG 2025 DNA includes these proteins:
- a CDS encoding Uma2 family endonuclease, translating into MSNETALGQEKYVQEWTAPEPPSDLVFDDGEPLETNRHRIAMNVLIDSALSALAGRSDFFAGGNMFVYYSRNQAMNRDFRGPDFFVALGVDGNRDRQGWVVWEEDGCYPDVIVELLSPSTANVDRGVKKDLYERVFRTPDYFIYDPFAANSLTGWHLELGRGYQPLIPNERGWLWCETLELWLGAWQGSICREPPTGTCDWLRFYDRAFNLVLLPEEIAAQEQQQAASERQRAETERQRAERLAQKLRELGEDPDLV; encoded by the coding sequence ATGTCCAATGAAACCGCGCTCGGACAGGAAAAGTACGTACAAGAGTGGACAGCGCCAGAACCCCCTAGCGATCTCGTTTTTGATGATGGAGAGCCATTGGAGACTAACCGCCATCGGATTGCCATGAACGTATTAATCGATTCGGCGCTATCGGCGTTGGCTGGGCGATCGGACTTTTTTGCTGGTGGCAATATGTTCGTCTACTACAGCCGTAATCAAGCAATGAATCGCGACTTTCGCGGTCCAGATTTTTTTGTCGCTTTGGGTGTGGATGGCAACCGCGATCGCCAGGGCTGGGTGGTATGGGAAGAAGACGGTTGCTATCCCGATGTCATTGTCGAGTTGCTGTCACCCAGTACGGCAAATGTGGATCGTGGGGTAAAAAAAGATTTGTACGAGCGGGTGTTCCGCACTCCAGATTACTTCATATACGATCCTTTTGCTGCCAACTCGCTGACGGGATGGCACTTGGAATTAGGGCGCGGCTACCAGCCCCTGATCCCGAACGAGCGCGGTTGGTTGTGGTGCGAAACTTTAGAATTGTGGCTGGGGGCTTGGCAAGGTAGTATCTGCCGAGAGCCACCCACAGGAACTTGTGATTGGCTGCGCTTCTACGATCGCGCCTTCAATTTAGTCCTGCTGCCAGAGGAAATAGCCGCGCAGGAACAACAACAAGCCGCGTCAGAGCGTCAACGAGCAGAAACAGAGCGCCAACGGGCGGAGCGACTGGCACAAAAGCTGCGGGAATTAGGTGAAGATCCCGATCTCGTTTAG
- a CDS encoding site-specific integrase, translating into MTVMDNSDRLPPIKVISLNSGSLDAAPPSQPRRGRPAKIGTALTDLRVTKVREFINSNNLAPNSRKVYERELRRFIAWTDLLWGEIKLRHIAQYKAYLVEEVQSQSGKSLSKSSINSAIATLKSFFGWLVQAYPDILAVNPTASVKLEKIPLPPAQSLTAEEVERIWAATEYLGETQQRDLALLHILSHGLRAGEIVSLDVGAFDGRLIFVADTKTNEPRLVPLRKGSRDALKEYLLWRSEQGEEITSDRPLILSHHATRSCERLSYHGIYFAIEKIGELAEISQLHPHSFRHTYSTELLLMGVDPTHARKLTGHQSEKAFRRYTLRGEQAAAIAAYYRAVGEEVED; encoded by the coding sequence ATGACTGTAATGGACAATAGCGATCGCCTACCGCCCATCAAAGTAATTTCGCTTAATTCTGGTAGCTTGGATGCTGCGCCCCCATCTCAACCCAGACGGGGTAGACCTGCCAAAATTGGCACGGCACTAACCGATCTCCGCGTGACTAAAGTTAGAGAGTTTATCAACAGTAACAACTTAGCTCCTAACTCGCGCAAGGTTTACGAGCGAGAATTGAGGCGCTTTATTGCCTGGACCGATCTGCTGTGGGGTGAGATCAAACTGCGCCATATCGCCCAGTACAAAGCTTATTTAGTGGAGGAAGTGCAATCTCAATCGGGTAAATCGCTATCTAAAAGCAGTATCAATAGCGCGATCGCCACGCTCAAAAGCTTCTTTGGCTGGCTGGTGCAGGCGTATCCCGACATCCTCGCTGTCAATCCGACTGCCAGTGTGAAGCTAGAGAAGATCCCTCTACCTCCTGCCCAGAGTTTGACAGCCGAGGAAGTAGAGCGAATTTGGGCAGCAACCGAGTATCTGGGCGAGACGCAACAACGGGATCTAGCTTTACTCCACATTTTGAGTCACGGCTTGCGGGCGGGAGAAATTGTCAGCCTTGATGTCGGTGCTTTCGATGGTAGGCTGATTTTTGTCGCAGACACGAAGACAAACGAGCCGCGATTAGTACCGTTGCGAAAAGGGAGTCGCGACGCACTCAAGGAGTATTTGTTGTGGCGCTCTGAACAAGGAGAGGAAATCACGAGCGATCGCCCCTTGATTTTGTCTCATCACGCGACTCGTTCATGTGAACGATTGAGCTATCACGGCATCTACTTTGCTATAGAAAAGATCGGCGAATTGGCAGAAATTTCCCAGCTACACCCACACTCGTTCCGTCACACCTATAGCACTGAGTTGTTGTTAATGGGTGTCGATCCCACCCACGCGAGGAAATTGACCGGACATCAGAGCGAGAAAGCTTTTCGACGCTATACCCTGCGTGGCGAACAAGCGGCGGCGATCGCTGCCTACTACCGTGCAGTGGGGGAAGAAGTTGAGGATTGA
- the topA gene encoding type I DNA topoisomerase yields MPKRLLIVESPGKVKKLSQILGVDWIVRASCGHIRELSNEGDDSLGFSIDGGRVKCNYIPRDQRAKETIQKLKAAVKQVDEVVLATDPDREGETIAWHLKEVLGLKEPKRVVYTEITASAVRWAIANSRKLDFNLVGAGLCRDCLDKLVGYKGSPLVWALNNGAKSVGRVQSATLHLICQREREIQTFIPQDYWNVFIDYTEGFRAFYKGTSDSRPSAQQEETETNDDANPNVTKSPESQRVLSEAEATRLVEQARQHPHKISQIEGKTVNRQPPPPFTTSTLQQAAGSKLRFSPDKTMQVAQKLYEAGLITYMRTDSVMLSPEFCALARQWLEQNDPSNVPQQVAKHRSSKSAQEAHEAIRPTDIFRPSAQLKPEISPDEFNLYVMIWKRTIASQCKAAKLSKTQIITQSGNLFWQARGQVIEFYGYARYWNNLSKDSELPSLQQGQALTLANAAHEKKQTQPPPRYSEPKLVQLMERNGIGRPSTYAPTVATLKKRAYVELTKDHLRPTALGLEVDEFLHKALPDLLEAEFTAKMEDALDAIAEGKQGWQQYLSGWNQDYFIPALSQAKTLVAGASNGTASASRQFETSRTHCPQCNGLMSKIPSTKLKKKYFLKCTSGCENVVLFWSDRSRTWEAPRAQENQQKSPAKITSYPCPVCQKPLEEYNYIKDGQQKTMLRCSEPQSRQDKKHKDVAYFSTAKGWWSPKFGELNCPVS; encoded by the coding sequence ATGCCAAAACGCCTCCTTATAGTCGAGTCCCCTGGTAAAGTCAAAAAACTCAGTCAAATTCTGGGTGTAGATTGGATTGTCCGCGCCAGTTGCGGTCACATCCGAGAGTTGAGCAACGAGGGTGATGATTCACTAGGATTCAGTATTGATGGCGGTCGTGTGAAGTGTAATTATATCCCCCGCGACCAACGAGCTAAAGAAACCATCCAAAAACTCAAAGCAGCAGTTAAGCAGGTGGATGAAGTTGTCTTGGCGACAGACCCAGACCGTGAGGGAGAAACGATCGCTTGGCATCTCAAGGAAGTTTTGGGATTGAAAGAACCAAAGCGAGTAGTCTACACGGAGATTACAGCATCGGCGGTGCGCTGGGCAATTGCCAACTCCAGAAAACTCGATTTTAATTTGGTGGGTGCGGGGCTGTGCCGAGACTGTCTAGATAAGTTGGTGGGGTATAAAGGCAGTCCCTTGGTGTGGGCATTGAACAACGGAGCTAAAAGTGTTGGTAGAGTTCAAAGTGCAACCCTACATTTGATTTGCCAACGAGAAAGAGAAATTCAGACGTTTATCCCCCAGGACTACTGGAACGTCTTTATTGATTACACGGAAGGATTTCGGGCTTTCTATAAAGGTACATCAGACTCTCGCCCCTCAGCGCAGCAGGAAGAAACCGAGACAAATGATGATGCCAACCCAAATGTTACAAAATCACCCGAATCTCAGCGTGTTTTATCTGAAGCTGAGGCGACACGGTTAGTTGAACAAGCACGGCAGCATCCTCATAAAATTAGCCAAATCGAGGGGAAAACCGTCAATCGCCAACCACCGCCACCATTCACCACTTCCACGCTTCAGCAAGCGGCTGGTTCTAAACTGAGGTTTTCGCCAGATAAAACCATGCAGGTGGCTCAAAAACTTTATGAAGCTGGGTTGATTACATATATGCGAACGGATTCGGTGATGTTGAGTCCTGAATTTTGTGCGCTCGCGCGTCAGTGGTTAGAGCAAAACGACCCCTCAAATGTACCCCAGCAAGTAGCAAAACACCGTAGCAGCAAATCGGCTCAAGAAGCACATGAGGCTATCCGTCCTACAGATATATTCCGCCCTTCAGCACAGTTAAAGCCAGAAATTTCGCCTGATGAATTTAACTTATACGTCATGATTTGGAAACGGACCATTGCATCTCAGTGCAAAGCGGCAAAACTGAGCAAAACTCAGATAATTACGCAATCAGGAAACTTGTTTTGGCAAGCCAGGGGGCAGGTGATTGAGTTCTACGGGTATGCTCGTTACTGGAATAATCTCAGCAAAGATTCAGAGTTACCTTCTTTACAACAGGGACAGGCACTCACCTTGGCGAATGCAGCCCATGAGAAAAAGCAAACCCAGCCGCCGCCACGTTACAGCGAACCTAAACTCGTACAGCTGATGGAACGCAATGGCATAGGTCGCCCCAGCACTTATGCTCCCACTGTTGCTACTCTCAAAAAACGGGCTTACGTAGAGTTGACAAAAGACCATCTACGACCCACAGCTTTGGGTTTGGAGGTGGATGAGTTTTTGCACAAAGCGTTACCAGATTTACTGGAAGCTGAGTTTACAGCCAAGATGGAAGATGCCTTGGATGCCATAGCAGAAGGTAAGCAAGGTTGGCAGCAATATCTCAGTGGTTGGAATCAGGACTACTTCATACCTGCACTTTCTCAGGCAAAAACCTTAGTTGCGGGTGCATCAAATGGTACAGCTTCTGCATCACGACAGTTTGAAACTTCTAGAACTCATTGCCCACAGTGCAATGGTTTGATGTCCAAAATACCCAGTACAAAGCTCAAGAAAAAGTATTTTCTCAAGTGTACAAGTGGTTGCGAGAATGTGGTGCTGTTCTGGAGCGATCGTTCTAGGACCTGGGAAGCCCCTCGCGCTCAAGAAAATCAGCAAAAATCTCCAGCTAAGATAACTTCGTATCCTTGTCCTGTGTGTCAGAAGCCTTTGGAGGAGTATAACTATATCAAAGATGGACAGCAGAAAACGATGCTCCGGTGTTCGGAGCCTCAGTCTCGTCAGGATAAAAAACACAAGGATGTGGCTTATTTTAGTACAGCAAAAGGGTGGTGGAGTCCGAAGTTTGGCGAGTTGAACTGCCCTGTTTCCTGA
- a CDS encoding transposase has protein sequence MTIPRKDNERRRGKFDKSLYRQRNRVERCFNRFKQYRRIATRYEKKAENYLAMPSLASIMMWL, from the coding sequence TTGACGATCCCACGTAAGGACAACGAACGGCGACGAGGGAAGTTTGACAAGTCTCTCTACCGCCAACGCAATCGAGTTGAGCGATGTTTCAATCGCTTCAAGCAGTACCGCCGCATTGCTACTCGTTATGAGAAAAAAGCTGAGAACTACCTTGCCATGCCGAGTCTAGCCTCTATCATGATGTGGCTATAG